The Haliotis asinina isolate JCU_RB_2024 chromosome 2, JCU_Hal_asi_v2, whole genome shotgun sequence genomic interval GTGGAGGTCTCTAGAACCGAACCATTCAGTATCTACATTATATGAACAATATGTATCGATGCTTGCTCAAGACGCTGGTATATGTTTCCCTCGATCAAGCGGATGTCAATCTTAACGTTATATCGTATTATTAATCTCTGCTTCATGGGGAGTATACACCTCTTTCTGCAACTGGGAGCGCCGTGTTTGTTGTGGCTATCTTATCCTACCGgggtaggattggatcattcgTAGGCACAATGCTTGTTACCCTACAGGTTGGACCTTACTCCTTTTCTTGCTTGAAAAATAGTTCTCGTAACATGAAAAGTACAAGTCTGGCACAGAATGTCATTTGAGTTTTTAGAATACTAATTCAACTCTCTGTGACTCATGGCTTTGCTTTCTGTCAAACATGTCCTTTTGTCTCTGATTTAACTTGTAATGGagctgtaagaggcgactaacggaatcgcgtggtcaggcttgctgacttggttgacacatgtcatcggttcccaattgcgcagatcgatgttcatgttgttgatcactggattgtctggtgcagactcgattatttacagaccgccgccatttagctggaatattgctgagtgcggcgtaaaactacactcagtcTGTAATGGAGCTGGACAGAACTGTACAATCAAGTCTTAgccatgtttaaaaaaaaacagtcgTAAATAGATTAGCAACCAATACATAcagcagacaaaccagtgactgtaCGTAAGAGCAGAGATCAAGTTGATGACTGTTACATTTGAGAACATGTCGTATTGGGGGAACTGTACATATTACGAATTTTCTTATCTCAACTATCAGCAATACGTCAGATACATCACGACAATAATAATGGAGCAGACAAACCAATGACTTGACAAACGAACGTTGTCGAGGAGCTATAAGAATGAAccaagacaaaccagtggttgatattatgagcaatagTGTATTAGGCAGtgactgagttaatatttaacgtccgTGGCCCCAAGTAGGATGGTCTTAAGTTTTGATGATCAATAGCCGATTTTACATGGTGTTGTCTAAAGttgtctgttttttttaaaaaagatttgctcgctagttttaattcattaTGTCACACTCTAGGTATTCTACAGACCGCCGATGACTTCTCGTCACCTCATGGCagcaatattgtcgatgtgactttaagtctttaaactcactcaataactcactaatatttaacgtcacgtctgaagtatttcagccatatcgtaacgaaAGCAGTTTACTCGCTCAAGAAAACGAGAAACACTCACTTTGGATGGGACGACTTGCATTTAACTTGGTCTCGCTTCCAGCTGGTGTGGAGGTCTCTAGAACGAAGCCATTCAGTATCAACATTATCTTGGAAGAAGCATGAAGCCCTACATGTTGTCAAACATAAGAATAGTCTGTTATGTTATAAATGACGATATGAACAATATGTTTCGATGCTTGCTCAAGACGCTGGTATATGTTTCCCTCGATCAAGCGGATGTCAATCTTAACGTTATATCGTATTATTAATCTCAGCTCCTTGGGGCGTATACACCTCTCTCTGCCACTAGGATCACCGTGTTTGTTGTGGCTGTCTTATCCTACCGTGTTTGTTGTGGCTTTTCGTAACATGAAAAGTACAAGTGTGACACAGAATGCCATTTGAGGTTTTGGACATACTAATTCAACTCTCTGTGACTCATGGCTTTGCTTTCTGTCAAACATGTCCTTTTGTCTCTGATTTAACTTGTAATGGagctgtaagaggcgactaacggaatcgcgtggtcaggcttgctgacttggttgacacatgtcatcggttcccaattgcgcagatcgatgttcatgttgttgatcactggattgtctggtgcagactcgattatttacagacagccgacatatagctagaatattgctgagtgtggcgtaaaactacacgcAGTCTGTAATGGAGCTGGACAGAACTGTACAATCAAGTCTTattcatgtttcaaataaaCAGTCGTAAATAGATTAGCAACCAATAAATAcagcagacaaaccagtgagtgTACGTTAGAGCAGAGATCAAGTTGATGACTGTTACATTTGGGAACTTTggcattgaaatggaatatgtgtATAAGATAAACGTGTGTCGTCAAAGGACAATAAACAGCTAGAATATTTTATGCtaacatttgttaaaaatatcacaattacaattaaaactagtgtgaacAGTTAacactaatagcactatttggagAATAAATACGTGGCTATACATCGCCAACCACTGAGGTTACATCACCATGCTAGGGTCCGTGGGAACTTTGGTACCTGTATGGATCCTAGCCGGATGTACACCATCCCGTCAGTCGTTGTCGACGGAAGAAAGATTTAGCcgagattttaaacaaataactaaaatactacgattaaaatgtAAGTCTGAGCTAAATTGATTTTGAATTTTTTGGCATTTACGTATCCTCTGAGAAAGACAACTATTTACGCTACTGAAAatccctttgagggtacagcctgTAACAATCGCACTTGCTAGTTTATACTACCATGATTAAAGTATCAACTATCTACTTACAAAACCTATTCACATATTCAAAATCTGTCTTGTAATTcagtttctttttaaaaattcagTTGTTGTATGATAATTATCATTACAAAATCCATTACGTAGTTGAGACCGGGAATCCCCACACGATACTGAACATACTGCGACACTTCATGTTTGCTTTATACGTTTGTTTATATACCTATACCTATATACATATTCGGTACTCATATTGGTCAGACTATGCTTTCCCACGTTCATTCACAGACTGGCATGTAGGTGAAAACGTCACCTCGAGATTCGCTTGTAATCTTGTTAGCAAAACAATGTTGgtcaatatttatttaataaaatACATAGCACAATTAAAATTGATTGATTTTTGCTTCCATTACTTTACTATTCTGGGTCCATTCCTCGTGGTGTGCTTAACATTGTGTCCCACTAAACAACTGCTCGGTAAACATGTGCGTGAACCAGACCATGCCATCAGTTATTTTCGTCAGTTCCAGCCTCCCAGAAAAGTTGGCACTCTTTGACAGTCATAAGGTgcattcaactcactcactttcgaAGAATATGCTTCGTCTGCTCGTCATTGTATTTAGCGCTAATTGGTGGCCATATGACTCACTTCACCTCACGCCTGGCAGTCTTACTTGCACGTAAAAATTGTGAATTATATTTGCgactgaaatgtatttttcGGTTGTTATTTAAACTCGAGATTGATGAAAATGAGCATGTGCATTTGTAACATTTGCGACAGTACGGAAACTATCGGTTCGTGGTGCTAAAGTTTTCGCCTAATAATGTTGATAATTTCTTTTAGGTATCGTTCATAATTTATAGGGTGGACGGGCGTGGGGGTGGATGATGATCtttatggagttgcatgtacaaaTTGAATGACCCCCACTAAATTTAATGTTGAAAGTAAGATCATGTGAACGAAACTGATGATAGCCGTACTTTCCCAAAACAAAATGGGCAACCCCCAACACCTTTCAcatgaacacatcaaccccTCTTGGCATAAATTCTGAACGGTTCCATACTGATAATGCGTCCTGTTATAAGCACTTCGTTTCGTGCTCAAATATTAGTAAATACGCATTGTTTGCGGTAGTGAACAGAGTATCATATTTGTGTCCATATCATACCATGTTTATGACACTCTCTCCTTTACGTCGGTATTTCCAACAAACAACGGcatttaggcactcgtgttGTAAACATAATATCACATGGACACTCGTATAATATCCTCTATGTACATCAACAGACCAACCTGTATCAGGAGATGTCCCGAAACTGTATCCTCCGGTGTATGGTGTATAGTAATCGTATCCAAGGAGACCAAAGGTAGAATTAGAACGGATAGTTGTTGTGTAACTACCACTCAGTGTTCCCACTTTATATCTTGTACCTGACACATTCCTCCATGTAACTGGGGGGCTGTAGACTGGAAAGTCGTTGTTATAGGTTTGTTGAACGTCGACATTTTCTTGGTCTGTCAATATCTGCATAGTGCCCGGGGTTGGTTGTATTGTTATCGTGGAGTAGAGACTTACTGGGGGCACTACAACTAACGCATGAAAACTGTCATACCATCCAGTGGCACACAATGTGGCCATAACTGGTCTTGTGGTTTTGAAGTAGAACATTTCAGAATTTCCACATTGTTTGCGGTACACTCCATCCTCACCCACTGATATGGAAGAACCGTTAGCAAACATGATGCTCGCATCACCGTGGTCAGTAACAACTTGAAGCTGGTATGATAGACTCGCGTGAGGCCAATAGTAATCAGGGTTCTGGATTGCGACAATATACTCATGTCCATGATGCTTCACAGGAAGCAATTGCTCGAAAGTAGTGAAGACTGCATTGCGCACACTGTATGTTCCACTATAGACAGCTATTGTCCCCGTAGCATTAACGATGGTTCTGGTCATATCAGATGAACTATTTAAGAAGAAAGTCTGATATCTATCTAATCTGACACTAAGAGTCTCCCTGTCGATGTACGTCCTGCCGTCATAGGTGACGTTGCCGTCCAGTCTGAAGATGACGTCAATATCCGTCTTCTTGTTGTGTGTGGCTATCACCAAGACGGATATGTACGACGTGGTGTCCCGGTAAATGCTGTTAGTAGGAAGACAGGAAGACACGATGTACTTTGTGCCGAGTGCCGAAACAGGAAGGGGAGAGAATGATATGAAACGATTCATTCCCCCTTTGATCTGAATAGCATCATCTCTCGCACGTACAAGCACTACACTGGAAGTTGTCGTATTGAGGTAAAAGTAGTCTGTGCTGTAAGGGATGAAGCGGCGAGACCAGACTCGCCCAGAGCGTGGATCCTGTACCTGCCACTGGCCTCCAGTCTCTCCAGCACTGGCGAGTATCCGAGGAATGTGATAGTAGCTGCGAGTGTACCCAGCCATTGTCATCAAGTAAGTTTGACCTGTAAGGGATCGTCATGTTTATGTAACTCATTAGTGAATTCTACATCTAGTAATGATTTACTCAGATGTGTACATTAGAATTAGCAAGTATTTTAAGTGACATAtcaaccatgatatatccataTGTTCCTGTCATGCACAAGTCAATGATGTCACGTGCCAAGTTAAATTCTTGTAGGTTTTTGTAATAAAACAAGCTAAAACCCAGCTTTGAAGCGTAGTTTAGTAATATCCTGGCATGTAAGCACATTTTGGAAgaaatactgaaataatacGGGTTTTAGGGCTGGACAAGTTTTGATTAATCCTTTCCGCAGGTGCGTATTACCGACAAAGAAGTAATAATCAAGCTCAATATGTTTCAAACAGCTGTGCTTCAGCCTTCTAAATCTACCAAGTAGATCTACACATTATAAAAATGTACTGAGGAGTCACCAGGATGTAGAATTATTAACAGAACGTTGTGGGTGAGTAACTGTGGCACGTACCTGTATAATGTACTGGTTCATCTTCGGACACCTTGTAGCCGCTCGTATAGACCGATCCGTTATAGAAGCACAGAACTGTGAAGGGAAAGTCGCTGGATATGGATGTATAATATATACGTCGTGACTGTGACTGTAACAGTGTGCTGGCTTTGTACCTGCTGCCCGGTATGTCCACCCATGTGAGAAGATCGTAGAGTTGTTTGTCTTTAATCATCACTGTCGCTCTCCTGTCAGTTAGTATTTTTAGTTTTGTATGAAGATTATTATAATATATCCAGACTCCTCTGTGTGTGACGTACGAGTGTACGGGTGGTACAGTTGTGAAGGAACTGTTGTAACCATCTGCTCGACTAAGAGTCACCAGTACCGGGCTTGTAGTGGTGAAGTGAAGATTTTCTCCCCGTTCAAGTGAGCGGTTATAGACACGACTGTCGCCAGTAGAGACTGTGGACCCAGAACCGAAGGTGATCTGCACGTGGCTGTGGTCACTGATGATCTGCAGCTCCAGTTTGGTGTCATCTACAGCAACAACGTACTCCCGTCCGTAGTGTTTGACCGGCAGTAGTTGGTCATATACCATGTACTTATAGGCATATTCTATACCGCTGTAGACAGCTATGTTATGGTCACTGGTAATGACCGTTCCATTCAGATCATATGGAGTGGACACCCGTATCGTTTGATACGGTTTAAGTTTAAATGACAATACGTCGCCGTCGCTGTAATAGTGGTTGAAAAAGGACATTTTCCCTCTGTTCATTCGAAAGAATACGTCAACAGTAGCGCTCATGTTGTATGTAGCTATTAGTAACAAGGATCGATAATAATCACCTGGGGCGAGACTTGAAGGTAATATGTACTTTGTCCCAAGGGAAGATATTGGAAGAGGAGAGAATGCACCATCAGCATCTACCACAAAATTTATATCTGTGTCACTTCCGCTAACAGTTATAGCTGCATTTTGTACAGTATTTGTGATTTTCATCTGATCATTTACACCGAATGAAGTACCAAAGAAGGGAGTCAATCCTGAAACCCTTCTGTCGGCGAGGTGTGGGTACTGCATCTCTACCTGGCCCCCAGTTTCTCCTGCTGAGTACCTGATGTACGCGTATTTGCCTCTCTGTGCCACAGCCACCAAGTAGT includes:
- the LOC137273509 gene encoding uncharacterized protein isoform X1; translated protein: MIYKGISLVVLLAILQSGKGEDYLVAVAQRGKYAYIRYSAGETGGQVEMQYPHLADRRVSGLTPFFGTSFGVNDQMKITNTVQNAAITVSGSDTDINFVVDADGAFSPLPISSLGTKYILPSSLAPGDYYRSLLLIATYNMSATVDVFFRMNRGKMSFFNHYYSDGDVLSFKLKPYQTIRVSTPYDLNGTVITSDHNIAVYSGIEYAYKYMVYDQLLPVKHYGREYVVAVDDTKLELQIISDHSHVQITFGSGSTVSTGDSRVYNRSLERGENLHFTTTSPVLVTLSRADGYNSSFTTVPPVHSYVTHRGVWIYYNNLHTKLKILTDRRATVMIKDKQLYDLLTWVDIPGSRYKASTLLQSQSRRIYYTSISSDFPFTVLCFYNGSVYTSGYKVSEDEPVHYTGQTYLMTMAGYTRSYYHIPRILASAGETGGQWQVQDPRSGRVWSRRFIPYSTDYFYLNTTTSSVVLVRARDDAIQIKGGMNRFISFSPLPVSALGTKYIVSSCLPTNSIYRDTTSYISVLVIATHNKKTDIDVIFRLDGNVTYDGRTYIDRETLSVRLDRYQTFFLNSSSDMTRTIVNATGTIAVYSGTYSVRNAVFTTFEQLLPVKHHGHEYIVAIQNPDYYWPHASLSYQLQVVTDHGDASIMFANGSSISVGEDGVYRKQCGNSEMFYFKTTRPVMATLCATGWYDSFHALVVVPPVSLYSTITIQPTPGTMQILTDQENVDVQQTYNNDFPVYSPPVTWRNVSGTRYKVGTLSGSYTTTIRSNSTFGLLGYDYYTPYTGGYSFGTSPDTETSTPAGSETKLNASRPIQKTSTPAGSESKVNASRPIQGDTINAAVTVGVVCGIIILALLVAFVAYVLCSRRKRKAFNEEAEQGADVPSTSMAIYTVPDGASAGAADEGAYTELTFKATPSDINIYCNTGAYEDEATK
- the LOC137273509 gene encoding uncharacterized protein isoform X2 gives rise to the protein MIYKGISLVVLLAILQSGKGEDYLVAVAQRGKYAYIRYSAGETGGQVEMQYPHLADRRVSGLTPFFGTSFGVNDQMKITNTVQNAAITVSGSDTDINFVVDADGAFSPLPISSLGTKYILPSSLAPGDYYRSLLLIATYNMSATVDVFFRMNRGKMSFFNHYYSDGDVLSFKLKPYQTIRVSTPYDLNGTVITSDHNIAVYSGIEYAYKYMVYDQLLPVKHYGREYVVAVDDTKLELQIISDHSHVQITFGSGSTVSTGDSRVYNRSLERGENLHFTTTSPVLVTLSRADGYNSSFTTVPPVHSYVTHRGVWIYYNNLHTKLKILTDRRATVMIKDKQLYDLLTWVDIPGSRYKASTLLQSQSRRIYYTSISSDFPFTVLCFYNGSVYTSGYKVSEDEPVHYTGQTYLMTMAGYTRSYYHIPRILASAGETGGQWQVQDPRSGRVWSRRFIPYSTDYFYLNTTTSSVVLVRARDDAIQIKGGMNRFISFSPLPVSALGTKYIVSSCLPTNSIYRDTTSYISVLVIATHNKKTDIDVIFRLDGNVTYDGRTYIDRETLSVRLDRYQTFFLNSSSDMTRTIVNATGTIAVYSGTYSVRNAVFTTFEQLLPVKHHGHEYIVAIQNPDYYWPHASLSYQLQVVTDHGDASIMFANGSSISVGEDGVYRKQCGNSEMFYFKTTRPVMATLCATGWYDSFHALVVVPPVSLYSTITIQPTPGTMQILTDQENVDVQQTYNNDFPVYSPPVTWRNVSGTRYKVGTLSGSYTTTIRSNSTFGLLGYDYYTPYTGGYSFGTSPDTDLHTSWKRDQVKCKSSHPKDLHTSWKRVQGKCKSPHPR